One Glycine soja cultivar W05 chromosome 2, ASM419377v2, whole genome shotgun sequence genomic region harbors:
- the LOC114373514 gene encoding uncharacterized protein LOC114373514: MLYLECYPIRKAVENVDDLDDVPVAGHEEDVGAGEQTDAGEQMDAGKQRDGDEQRDTDAGEQRDGSEQRDTDAGEQRDGSEQRDAEAGEERDADGEERDVADSEEEREVNSDETDAEWFINFSCMLNEVEAEVETDGYHSEELNIPISSDDEDEDVEVYPQYSQSSGVGEQKLELRMEFGTLDEFKSALREYSILMGREFKWKKNDKQRARAKCKKAFCDWEIYCAKNEVRNSFQIKTFKHNHNCCREVNNKQANRQWVVSKLEGKLRMQPTLKCVEALEYFKQEFGVHIEVTKMWRAMKEAKQLVEGNERKQYAKVFDYAHELLRSNPGSTVKINTVPSPEGPPQFQRLYICLAGCKKGFVAGCRPFIGLDGCFLKSAFGGNLLSAVGLDGNNHIYVIAYAVVDIENKDNWKWFLTLLHEDLGDYIQNGWNFMSDMQKGLIPALQEVMPGAPHRFCVLHLWKNFTKQWKSKELKGIVWQCAKSTTVAEFEGHMAHLKTINCQAWEYLNKWPKQAWTKAHFSTTPKVDNICNNTCEVFNSRILQYRCKPIITMLEEIRSYIMRTLAARKCSIKD; the protein is encoded by the exons ATGTTGTACTTGGAATGTTATCCAATTCGAAAAGCTGTTGAGAATGTGGATGATTTAGATGATGTACCTGTTGCTGGCCATGAGGAAG ATGTTGGTGCTGGAGAGCAGACAGATGCTGGTGAGCAGATGGATGCTGGTAAGCAGAGGGATGGTGATGAGCAGAGGGATACTGATGCTGGTGAGCAAAGAGATGGTAGTGAGCAGAGGGATACTGATGCTGGTGAGCAAAGAGATGGTAGTGAGCAGAGGGATGCTGAAGCTGGTGAGGAGAGAGATGCTGATGGTGAAGAGAGAGATGTTGCTGATAGTGAGGAGGAAAGGGAAGTTAACAGTGATGAAACAGATGCTGAGTGGTTTATAAATTTCTCTTGTATGTTGAATGAAGTTGAAGCTGAAGTTGAGACAGATGGTTATCATTCAGAGGAGCTTAATATCCCCATTAgtagtgatgatgaagatgaggatgttgaAGTTTATCCTCAATATAGTCAAAGTAGTGGAGTTGGTGAACAGAAGTTGGAATTAAGGATGGAGTTTGGTACTCTAGATGAATTTAAATCTGCCTTGAGGGAGTATAGCATATTGATGGGCAGGGAGTTCAAGTGGAAGAAGAATGATAAACAGAGGGCTAGAGCAAAATGCAAGAAGGCATTTTGTGATTGGGAAATCTACTGTGCAAAGAATGAAGTTAGAAACTCTTTTCAGATAAAGACATTTAAGCATAACCATAATTGCTGCAGAGAAGTGAACAACAAACAAGCAAATAGACAGTGGGTGGTCAGTAAACTTGAGGGCAAACTCAGAATGCAGCCAACCCTTAAATGTGTTGAAGCTTTGGAATATTTCAAGCAAGAGTTTGGAGTGCACATTGAAGTTACAAAGATGTGGAGAGCCATGAAAGAAGCAAAGCAATTAGTGGAAGGGAATGAGAGGAAACAATATGCCAAAGTATttgattatgcacatgaattgtTGAGGAGCAATCCTGGATCAACAGTTAAGATCAACACAGTGCCAAGTCCAGAAGGTCCACCACAATTTCAGAGGCTATATATTTGTCTTGCTGGCTGTAAGAAGGGGTTTGTTGCTGGATGTAGACCATTCATAGGTCTAGATGGATGTTTCCTAAAGAGTGCATTTGGAGGAAACTTGCTCTCTGCTGTTGGGCTTGATGGCAATAACCACATCTATGTTATTGCTTATGCTGTTGTGGACATTGAGAACAAAGACAATTGGAAATGGTTTTTAACTTTGTTGCATGAAGATCTTGGGGATTACATACAGAATGGGTGGAATTTCATGTCAGACATGCAAAAG GGACTTATTCCAGCTTTACAGGAAGTCATGCCTGGTGCACCTCATAGATTTTGTGTCTTGCATCTTTGGAAAAATTTTACAAAGCAATGGAAAAGCAAGGAACTTAAAGGAATTGTGTGGCAATGTGCAAAATCCACTACTGTTGCTGAGTTTGAAGGCCATATGGCCCATTTGAAGACAATCAACTGCCAGGCTTGGGAGTATTTGAATAAATGGCCCAAACAAGCATGGACAAAAGCCCACTTCAGTACAACACCCAAGGTGGACAATATATGCAACAACACTTGTgaggtattcaattccagaattcTGCAGTATAGATGCAAGCCTATTATCACAATGCTTGAAGAAATTAGAAGTTATATCATGAGAACCTTGGCTGCCCGCAAG TGCAGTATAAAAGACTAG
- the LOC114391299 gene encoding uncharacterized protein LOC114391299 has protein sequence MGLRYEVHMWGNKVEVNLGEWTCTCGVWQLTGMPCRHAIATITHKGGKPEDMCHEWLSIEAYNKTYQHFIEPVQGPQYWAQTQYTHPVPPHKKVQRGRPKKNRRRSVDEDNVTGHKLKRKLAEFTCGRCGQTNHNIRSCKNIGVPVRPKKYVAPSTSNEDDHLLSQDEQALNEAEEAVAHVQQDPVEINLSQPHLSQDSDMEVPATIVPPIARNKLAITRAKKRKVADKDDAEN, from the exons ATGGGCCTGAGATATGAGGTCCACATGTGGGGGAATAAGGTTGAGGTCAATTTAGGTGAATGGACATGCACTTGTGGAGTATGGCAACTAACAG GGATGCCATGCCGACATGCCATTGCAACAATAACTCACAAAGGAGGGAAGCCTGAGGACATGTGTCATGAGTGGCTGTCAATAGAAGCTTATAATAAGACATACCAGCATTTTATTGAACCAGTCCAAGGACCACAATATTGGGCCCAGACACAGTATACACACCCTGTTCCACCACATAAAAAGGTCCAAAGAGGAAGgccaaagaaaaatagaaggagATCTGTAGATGAGGACAATGTCACAGGACATAAGCTAAAGAGGAAATTGGCTGAGTTTACATGTGGAAGGTGTGGCCAAACCAATCATAACATTAGAAGCTGTAAAAATATTGGAGTTCCTGTTAGGCCAAAGAAATATGTTGCACCATCAACTTCCAATGAGGATGACCACCTATTATCTCAAGATGAACAAGCTTTGAATGAGGCTGAAGAAGCTGTTGCTCATGTTCAACAAGATCCGGTGGAGATTAATTTATCTCAGCCTCATTTGTCACAAGATAGTGACATGGAGGTCCCTGCAACTATTGTTCCACCAATAGCAAGGAATAAGCTAGCCATAACAAGAGCCAAAAAAAGGAAGGTTGCTGATAAAGATGATGCAGAAAACTGA